One segment of Verrucomicrobiota bacterium DNA contains the following:
- a CDS encoding TonB family protein, protein MTKTPDLFFWRRFGLVTAAHMVILLFLLFAFKIPHQEKQEFQFIELVDLEGLEAVQVPSPVQRYQKPVTNQHIAKPASPSNRVVREIAAPPKPKVAQKVVNPVEPANKKSEPTQAAKKPQPNISTKIVTRSKEPLKPSPVVTRLSQSSKQDIQKRLHSVLGQTAYSDSARSNTADWYNALIIKSVKSNWMKPSNENPLVAQMSVTIKPDGSIIYNRIIKSSQKAAFDQSIVKAIQATKRVSQPLPSNLGNPSYQVTLQFE, encoded by the coding sequence ATGACAAAGACGCCAGACTTATTTTTTTGGAGACGCTTTGGCCTTGTGACCGCCGCTCATATGGTAATATTGCTTTTCTTACTCTTTGCTTTCAAAATACCCCATCAGGAAAAGCAAGAATTTCAGTTCATAGAGCTTGTAGATTTAGAAGGATTAGAAGCCGTTCAAGTACCTTCACCAGTCCAACGGTATCAAAAACCTGTTACCAACCAGCATATTGCTAAGCCAGCTTCACCTTCGAATCGAGTTGTTAGAGAGATAGCCGCTCCACCCAAACCTAAAGTAGCTCAAAAGGTTGTTAATCCTGTTGAGCCTGCGAATAAAAAATCGGAACCTACTCAGGCCGCTAAAAAGCCACAGCCGAATATCAGCACCAAGATAGTAACAAGATCAAAAGAACCACTGAAGCCTAGCCCTGTTGTGACGCGGTTGAGCCAAAGTTCTAAGCAGGATATTCAAAAACGACTCCATAGCGTTTTAGGTCAAACAGCTTACTCTGATTCAGCTCGCTCAAACACAGCTGACTGGTACAACGCGCTCATCATAAAGTCCGTAAAAAGCAATTGGATGAAGCCCTCGAACGAAAATCCTCTGGTGGCTCAAATGAGTGTGACAATCAAGCCTGACGGTAGCATCATTTACAACAGAATTATTAAGTCTTCACAAAAAGCAGCTTTTGATCAGTCCATTGTGAAGGCTATCCAGGCTACTAAGCGTGTCTCCCAGCCATTACCCTCTAATCTTGGCAACCCAAGCTACCAGGTAACCCTACAATTCGAGTAG
- a CDS encoding biopolymer transporter ExbD, whose product MKRFSDRYKRDIVNDLNVTPLIDLAFTLLIIFMIATPLIEQQMEVELPKASTADPIDTKDVHFLSINKSGQILLDKKLLTKAALETALLNLKNQNPRAVISLRADMNTKYEAIVYVFDAVRKADIKVGLATLPDQS is encoded by the coding sequence ATGAAGCGTTTTTCAGATAGATACAAAAGGGACATTGTTAATGATCTGAATGTTACTCCCCTGATAGACTTGGCCTTTACTTTGCTTATTATTTTTATGATAGCAACGCCACTTATCGAGCAGCAGATGGAGGTCGAACTTCCCAAAGCTTCAACTGCAGATCCCATTGACACAAAGGATGTTCATTTTCTTTCAATCAATAAGTCAGGGCAGATTTTACTAGATAAGAAGCTACTCACTAAGGCGGCACTCGAAACAGCATTGCTGAATTTGAAGAATCAAAACCCTCGTGCGGTTATTTCTCTGAGGGCAGATATGAATACGAAGTACGAAGCGATCGTCTATGTCTTCGATGCCGTCAGAAAAGCCGATATAAAAGTCGGATTAGCAACTCTGCCAGATCAATCATGA
- a CDS encoding MotA/TolQ/ExbB proton channel family protein, whose protein sequence is MILRMFNTIVVSSLNLLSISGPLYAFENSNLAGKFIILILFMASLFSWTVMVVKFSFITTAQKQNRIFLNRFRSAKRPLLLFNSKRHYEPSPLAAIFRQAASELCFHLLGSSEIDETFESRLERASHVTPEAMKAVRSSLEQAVSEEALKIESQLILLATVVSGAPFLGLLGTVWGVMDAFTDVAQAGNSSLQVLAPGVSGALLTTIAGLLVAIPAMFGYNFLLNTIRKLTVEMENFSVECANLFEHQFSQRKF, encoded by the coding sequence ATGATATTGAGAATGTTTAACACGATAGTCGTCAGCTCGCTGAATCTTCTCTCTATATCAGGACCTTTGTATGCTTTTGAGAACTCCAATTTAGCGGGAAAATTTATTATCCTTATCCTCTTTATGGCCTCTCTTTTTTCTTGGACTGTTATGGTCGTAAAATTCTCTTTTATTACAACTGCGCAAAAGCAAAACAGAATTTTTCTTAATAGGTTTAGGTCCGCTAAGCGTCCATTACTTCTATTCAATAGCAAGAGACACTACGAGCCTTCGCCGTTAGCAGCTATCTTTCGCCAAGCAGCATCTGAGCTATGTTTTCACTTGTTAGGATCTAGTGAGATAGACGAAACCTTTGAGTCTAGATTGGAACGTGCTAGCCATGTTACCCCGGAAGCGATGAAGGCAGTCCGATCTTCTCTGGAGCAAGCAGTGAGCGAGGAGGCACTTAAAATTGAATCACAGCTTATTCTGCTAGCCACGGTTGTTAGTGGTGCGCCTTTTTTAGGGTTGCTCGGAACCGTTTGGGGAGTGATGGATGCTTTTACGGATGTGGCACAAGCCGGTAACTCTAGTCTACAAGTGCTTGCTCCAGGTGTTTCGGGGGCATTGCTAACGACCATAGCAGGACTACTTGTGGCTATTCCGGCCATGTTTGGATACAACTTTCTATTAAACACGATTCGTAAGCTAACAGTAGAAATGGAGAATTTTTCTGTAGAATGCGCTAATCTTTTTGAGCATCAATTTAGTCAGAGAAAATTTTAG
- a CDS encoding AsmA-like C-terminal region-containing protein: MKAMKPSNLRAQLKTVKALSPLAKLLILTTACMVILGIGVLAFYNSGFLLGSTPLRGWLISLISHNSDGGTASFSSIKGTPLRLTFYDFKYSTPADTRNFQSLETKQLDISFALWPVLLGKLDITEIQTHDSTIQYHLSSGLQERLWTKLDIERFSAVNAKVVVHDLSGYDLNLANCDLEIERPHLSSHENFHLKIRFKSPQAEIGQMTLIDLESSAQLRKDTLVVENLEAVFGGGDLVLSGKESLTGDHGIHDLSIKLSEAKIEHLLPKLGYSERFSGVVSLELLASGNFTPTAKSLNGSGHIELSDTTAKVVFPTFPMNNDARIIRELKVIKALRGENAFLLENGSITANDFELMNDNLDLKGSLRVHYDKEVKSSWVLNTNEAIAAGIPEIARNVFKKNDRNGAIIPFEMVGTTEQPKVKMDYLIAEVLKDKVKGFNPLEIFKKKKE, from the coding sequence ATGAAGGCCATGAAACCGTCGAATTTGCGCGCTCAACTTAAAACAGTTAAAGCACTTAGTCCGCTCGCTAAGCTTCTCATCTTAACGACGGCATGCATGGTTATTTTAGGTATTGGGGTGCTAGCTTTCTATAACTCTGGCTTCTTGTTGGGCTCTACTCCATTGCGTGGATGGCTTATTTCCCTCATTAGTCATAATAGTGATGGCGGAACGGCTTCTTTTTCATCTATCAAGGGAACGCCTTTGAGACTAACTTTTTATGACTTCAAATATAGTACACCCGCAGATACCAGAAATTTCCAGAGCCTAGAGACAAAGCAACTGGATATTTCTTTTGCGCTTTGGCCAGTTCTTCTGGGTAAACTAGATATTACAGAGATTCAAACGCACGATAGCACTATCCAGTATCACTTGTCGTCTGGACTACAAGAAAGGCTATGGACAAAGCTTGATATTGAGCGCTTTTCTGCAGTAAATGCAAAGGTAGTCGTTCACGATCTGAGTGGATATGATTTGAACTTAGCAAATTGTGATTTGGAGATAGAACGTCCGCACCTGAGCTCACATGAGAATTTTCATCTGAAGATTCGTTTTAAATCTCCGCAAGCTGAAATTGGGCAAATGACTTTGATTGATCTTGAAAGCAGTGCGCAACTTAGGAAAGACACACTTGTTGTTGAGAACCTAGAAGCAGTATTTGGTGGCGGTGATTTAGTGCTTTCAGGAAAAGAAAGCCTGACAGGTGACCACGGTATTCATGACTTATCCATCAAGTTAAGTGAGGCGAAAATTGAGCACTTGCTTCCAAAGCTTGGTTATTCTGAGCGCTTCAGTGGCGTGGTATCTTTAGAATTACTAGCATCTGGGAACTTTACCCCTACCGCTAAATCACTTAATGGAAGCGGTCATATAGAACTTTCGGATACAACAGCTAAAGTTGTCTTTCCGACCTTTCCCATGAATAATGATGCGCGAATCATTCGGGAGCTTAAAGTAATCAAGGCACTGCGAGGAGAGAATGCGTTTCTCTTAGAAAATGGAAGCATTACCGCAAATGATTTTGAGTTAATGAATGACAACCTAGATTTAAAGGGGAGCCTTAGAGTTCATTACGATAAAGAAGTAAAGAGTAGTTGGGTGCTCAATACAAATGAGGCGATAGCTGCTGGTATCCCTGAAATAGCAAGAAATGTTTTTAAAAAAAATGATCGTAATGGCGCTATTATTCCGTTTGAGATGGTTGGCACAACTGAGCAACCTAAGGTGAAAATGGATTATCTCATTGCGGAAGTGTTAAAAGACAAAGTGAAGGGCTTTAATCCTTTAGAGATTTTTAAGAAAAAGAAAGAATAG